The DNA sequence TGATCGACATGATATTGAAAGATGGGCAGAGCGGTACGACTCAAAGGGTTATTTGCCGTACCTGATTTCAAGGCTTGTCCGATCTACTACTCCTTTAGATACATTCGTAGAGTTTCCGGACGGTAGTAGTACATTTATCGGCGGATGGGATGGTAAGGTAATCTGCAAAGAGTCAAGTCCATATGTCCCTGAAGGGACTTCATTATGGGAATTTGGCACAGAAGCAAGCACTTCTACAAAAGCAGAAACTGACTTAGCTAAACGATCAGCGAATCCGCTCGGATATGAGCCATCAGAATGTACCTTGATAGTAGTTACTCCAAGGTTTTTTAAAAAGAAAGATAAGTTTAGACAAGAAAAAATTGCACTTGGTATTTGGAAAGAAGTGCTTGTTTATGATTCTCGAAATCTAGAGGAATGGTTTGAAATAGCCCCTGTATCAGCCCGCTGGTTCTCTAGTTATATTAAAAAATATCCCCCGGACGGGATAATAACTATTGAAGAATTTTGGAAGGAATGGTCTATGGGACCAAATGGTGCCCTTCCCCCAAAGGTAGTAACAGCAGGAAGAGAATATGAATCTAAACAACTACTAAAGTTTCTTCACGGAGCTCCAGCAATTCTACCAGTACAAGCTTCATCAAAAGATGAGGCTGTTGCATTTATCATAGCGACAGCCATGCAGTTCGAAGAAGCTCCTAAAGAAGCATTTGCCGCGAAAGCACTTGTAGTTGATACATCTGCAAACTTCAGAAGTATCAGAATAAATCAGTTTGGTTTGAACCTGATTGCAAAATTTGATGATCCACAGATTTTGTATGCAGGCGTCGCTGATGGCCATCACGTATTAGTTCCGCTAGGGGCGGATGACATCTTTAATCAAGATAAGTTGATTCTACCTTTGATAGATCGGGATGGGTTGGTTGAAGCATTAGAGTCAATGGGGTTAGACAAAACAATAGCTTCAAGTTATTCAAAAGAGAGTGCACGAAATATAACTGTACTAAAAAGACTTTTAAAATTTCCTCAGAATCGACTTGATTGGGCTGAACCTCAGAATGCTAAAGAGATTATTCCTGGAATGTTGATTGGTAGATGGAATGAAAACAACAGGGGAGATATTGAGCTTATCGAAAAGCTTGCTCAAGAAGACTATGAGAGTTTCATCGAGAAAATTGCAAAGTGGAATGAGCACGAAACCCCACCATTCATAAAAATTGGCGAAACATGGAGATTGACTTCGCCACTTGATGCTTGGGCTCATTTGGCAGCGCATATTTCTTTAGAAAACTTAAATACCCTTAAAGAATGTTTTTTTGAGGGATACAAATATGGTAACCCTACACTAGAACCAGAACCAAATCAGACCGCTTTTGCTCAATTTTTATCTAAGGAAAAAAAATTCTCATCTTGGGCTCGTGAGGGACTAGCCCAATCATTGATCCTTATTGGCTTGTATGGAAAAGGGTTAAAGATTCTGAATATGGAATCCCCTCAAGTATGGGTTGATGACATTATCCATGAACTACTGAATGAGGCAGATGGCCAAATGTGGATTTCACTAGATCGTGAAATGCCCCTTATCTCGGAAGCCTCTCCCAATAGCTTCTTAAATTCCATTTTTGACTCAGTTAAAAAATCACCATCTCCATTATTGGAAGTTTTTCATGAGAATCAGGGCTTTATCACTCCAACCAGTCATCATACTGGTTTGCTATGGGCTCTGGAGGGGTTATCATGGGATCCTGAATATTTGAAAGATTCAGCAATGGCTTTAAGTAAACTTGCGCAAATCGATCCCGGTGGAACTCTTTCTAATAGGCCAATTAATAGCCTTACAGAAATATTTAAGCCTTGGCACTATCAAACTTTAGCAAGTTTTGATGAGCGCATGGAAACCGTTCGTGAAATAGCGAATACCACCAAAGAAATAGGTTGGACTTTGCTTTTACGAATGCTACCTCAAAATCATGGAGTAGGTCATCCGACACATAAAATGCGTTGGAGAATGCTTGAGCATAGTTTTGACAAAAACTATACCTACAAAGAAATTTGGGAAACTCATTCTGAAGTTGTTGATATAATGATTTCTGTTTTTGATTATTCAGAAAATCAACTATCAGACATTCTTCAAGGTATTGACAACTTATCTCCGCATGACAGGGAAAAGCTATTGATCTTTTTGGGTTCAGAATTGGATAAAATAGAGCAATTAGAATACACAGCTTGGCATACCCTAAGAAACAATCTTTCCCATCATAGATCACATCCTGATACTAATTGGGCTTTACCAGAGAATGAATTAAAAAAAATTGAGCTTATTTATCAGCGTTTAATGCCCAAAGACTCTGTAAATAGGTACAAATGGCTTTTTGATGATCATTGGCCAAGATTTCCAGAAGGAAATATACATGACAAAGAGCAAATTGACAGCCGACACGATCAAATTCAAAAAAAGATAGATGATCGACGAGTCGAAGCACTAAAAATTATACTTGATGAGTACGGACTGAACAAGGTTATTACTTTGAGTCAAACTGTTATGGAACCTTGGTTTTTAGGAGACACCCTAGCTAAGATTTCAAAAAAAGACGAGGTTTTAACAGAACTTATACCACTTTTAGATTCGTCAAATGATAAGATTCAAAAATTTGTTCAAGCTTTTATTTATCGTAAGTCAATTTTGAACGGAGAAGATTGGATAATTCAATATTTTGAACAGTTTGATAAAAAACAGCTTGGAGATACCGCACTTGCTAGGTTTTTCATACCTCTGAATCAATCCAAAAAGTTATGGGAATTTATTGATGGACTTTCTGAAGGAATCAAGAATGCTTATTGGGTTCACATGTACCCTCGTTTTCATAATTTAAGTCAAGATGAGATAACATATGGACTCAAAGAGCTCTTAAATCACTCGAGATTCATTAGTGCAATTGATTTTGCCAGTCATTCAAAAAAAGAAATACCATCAGATTTGATTGTAGAAATATTAGAAAAGGCAGCTACGGTTGAATCTAAAGAGACAAGTCGCCTTCATGGTTATGAAGTTAATCAACTTTTTGATGAAATTGATAAACGAACAGATGTAGAGAGAGGAAAGCTAATTCGCCTTGAATGGCTGTATTTATCCATACTCGCATCGTATAGGAATAGTAGGGATCCCAAGGTCTTACATGAGGAGCTAGCACAGAACCCCCATTTTTTTTTAGAAGTACTAAAATGGGTTTACATGCCCAAAAGCAAAGAGCGATTAGAAGAAGAACGCAAAGAGTTGTCTGATGAAGTTATCAGGAATAGAGCGATGCAAGCTTATAAACTACTTGATTCTTGGAAGAGAATTCCCGGAGTAAATAAGCAAGGTGAAATTGATAAAAACTATCTAGAAAAATGGGTCCAAGAAGTTAGGAGAATGGCTGAAGAAGCTGATCGCTTGGAGGTTGTTGATGCACAAATTGGCCAAGTATTGGCACAATATCCTGAAACGGGATCAGATTGGCCTCCTGATGAAATTTGTCAAATCATTGAGATGGTTAATACTGAAAGTATTAAACGGAATTTTTCATCAGCCACTCATAATAAAAGAAGCTTCTCATCAAGAGGACCATTTGATGGAGGTAATATAGAAAGAGGACATGCAGAATATTTCGGTAAACTAGCTAAACTGCACCGGAGAAGATATCCAAATATTGCTCGAATATTTGACGGGCTAGTGGATGGTTATTTGCATGAAGCCAAGAGAATGGATGAGGAAGCGGAAAGAAGTAAATTGGATTATTAAAAAGAATAACGGCATACAACAATGCTGCCGCGTCAATGCCGCCACAACGTTGATTCTTCGAGTTAAAAGCCCTAAATTAGTCACGGTAAAACCATGTAGCGACGCTGGTTAAGGCGGACACTGCGCGGCACCGAGACCGTTGTCCAAGATACTCCGCTTCGCTGCGCATCTTGGACAACGTTTTTCGGGCAAGCCCGTGCTGCACAAGCTTCTTCGCTGCGCTGCGAACCTCGCACAACACGGGACATGCGGAAATTCGAAAATTTTTCTCGGCTGCGCCGAAAATTTTCGAACTTCGCATGTCCCGAAAAACGTTGTAGGCAACCCTAAGAGATGACATAAAAAAATGACCAAAAAGATATTTATGAGTAAGCAACTCAACAAAACGTTCAAGACCAAATTGCAGAAAAGTCCTGCTAAAGGCGGCCATACATATGTTATATGGCCTGAATCAGCTTCCTTTTTTGGAACTAAGGGATTAGTGAAAGTTAAAGGAACAATGGAAAACCACCCCTTTCAAACATCTTTTATGGCTCTTGGGGACGGCAATCATAAGTTACCTGTAAAAGCAGAAATCCGGAAGGCTATTGGTAAGGAAGTGCGTGATGAAATTAGCATACATTTAATGGGAAGATTAAATTAGACCTCAATCCTTAAGGTGGTTATAGCAATCCTGCGTGATTAAGATAATCATATCATATGTACAAGCAGAGATAACGATACACCAAAAATCAGCGAGAATATGAAACCAAAAATCAGCTTCATCACTATTGCAGTGACCGACCTTGAAAAATCTATCGATTTTTACAAAAATGGATTTGGCTTTCCCACAAAGGGAATTCAGGACGGCAGTGAAGAACATTGCTTGTTTGACCTAAACGACAACTTTAGCTTGGTGCTCTATCGCAGACAAGAGTTTTTGCCTTTAACTGCTAACCCTAACCAGACTGAAAAATCGGCAGGTTTTATTCTTAGCCATAATGCTCAAAGCAAGGAGCAAGTGGACGAAATTCTAAAATCAGCTTTGAAAGTTGGTGGTACACAAATCGGACATACACAAGACGAACCTTGGGGCTACTCCGCAAGCATAGCAGACCTTGATGGACACCAATGGGAAATTGTATATATGCCACACTACGACAACAATTAAAAATGACAACTCCTTATATCCCAACGGTAGAAACTCAAATGCTTGTTAGACGACCAGTCCAACTCGTATTTCAGGCCTTTATTGACCCTACTGTAACGACACATTTTTGGTTTACAAAATCAAGCGGACAATTAGAAATTGATAAAAAGGTAATTTGGGAATGGGAAATGTACAATATTTCCACACAGGTCTTTGTAAGGGAAATTGTTGAAGACAAAAAAATAGTAATTGAATGGGGTGACCCATTAACAACGGTAGAATTCCTTTTTGAACCGCAAACCAACAACACAACTTATGTTGTTATTAAAAGTTATGGGTTCACTCAAACAGGACAAGAACTAATTGAAGTAATCAAAGACAATACAGGTGGTTTTACAACGGTTTTAGACAGTTTGAAGGCTTTTTTAGAACACGGTTTAAAACTAAATTTAATTGCAGACAAGTTTCCTCAACATCACAACTCGACAGAAAAAAATTTTGGAAAATGGCAAAAGGCGAAAAAATAATTCGTAACTCATTGACAGAAAGAAGGGCTTATCGTTGGGCGCCATGATAATTCCTTTTATCACTTATGCAACTAATCAGGTAGCACTTAAAGCGGTGTTCGCACAGCTCACCCAAAATAGCATAGCCTGTCGGCTGGATTCATATTCTAAACTATGCTACTTATATAACTCGGCGCTAGCACCTTTGCATTTTATTTGAGATGGTAACAAACAACACTACAAAAATTATCCATCCAAGGAAAATAAGTGCTAGTCTTCTGGTTTTCTCATTTGAGCTCAATCCTTCTTTGTTTGCAAAAGCAAAGAATAATATTAGCGGGACTGCAACTAAAAATAACCCAACTATGAACGGCATATTGATAACGGTTTTATGTCAAGTTTTTAGTAATGCTGATTCTGCATTAAGTTAATAAGCGTAAAATAACTATTTCTGGGGTATTCTTGTGTGTATTTAAGGAATAGTAATAAAAGTGAATGGTCAGTAGTGTCCGGTTGTAAGTCAAAGATATTCAGTTGGTTATGGCTATAAGGGTTCTGGTTTTTGGATTCAATTTTTATAATCAGTTGATTTACATGCGCTTTATCAAAAGCGGAAATGCTCATTACTTGTGAAATTTCGTTCAAAGAGTGTAGACTTCTTACCTATTACTCAGAATAGCGACTAGCGCAAAGGTGCAGATCGCGATTCAGATTTGGGTTTTGACAGCGTTAGGACTTTCTCCCCAGAACTTCTTGATGCGTAAGTGCTGCTTGATCCACTTGAAGAAAATCTCGACCTTCCAGCGATTGATGTACAACACAACGATCTGCATAGTGGGGGCTTCAAATTGGTTGGTAAGGTAGACGTACGTTTTGTCGTGCTCCTTATCATAGTACTTAATGCGTCGTAGAAACTCAGGGTAGTTTTGCTTGGCATAATGGCCAGTGAGGCGTATTGTTTGATCGCATCGCAGACCAGTTGTTTTGTCAACTTGCTCAGAGTATACTCTTGCAAATGCGAGGTTCTTATTAGCTCGGATGACAAAGTAAGCACCACTTTGATGGAGTTGATAAAGACGTTGCCAATCAACGTAACCTCGGTTCATCACGTAGAAAGCATCTGCCTCAAAATCCATTATGTCTAGGACATTGACATCATGTACGGTACCATCGGTAATATGGACAAAACAAGGGATTTCACACTTAACATCTAGTAAAATATGGAGTTTTACCGCTGCTTTGTGCTTGCGGAACTTAGCCCACCAGAAAACATCCAGGCATAGTTCTATTGTCGTCGCATCTAGCGCATAGACCACGTTATCCAGTTCAATAGTCAAGTCTTCATCCACTTGGCATACTTGACGGGCTTGTCCAATAAGCACTTGAGCAAAGTCTGCATATATACGCCAGTCACGGTTTTCATTAGCATCGGCCAATGTAGATCGCTTGACACCATTCGTCAATCCCAAGTGATACAGCTTATGCTCATGAGCCTGTAGGCAAGTGACTACATTTCGTAAGCTCTCGCGGTTGGTTAGCTGGCCAAAGCTCATACACAAAAACTGATGCCAGCAGGTGAAATTGCGAACCCGATAATTACCGTCGTACTTGTCAACATACTTGGTAAACTCTTTGTGATTGATCAAACTCATTAACTGTGCAAAGACATATTTACCTCGATTCATTAGCTTCCCTCTTTTGGGCGCTAATTTGGCCTTCTTCGCAGGCGATTCAAATCGTTTCTGAATGAAATCGTTGTAACTTTATGATAGACAAATAGTTATGAGGGTTTCTGGTTTTTTAATCGGACACTACTGACATAATATTTAGATTTAATAGAAAACCAAGAAGATAAGGAAAAGCTTTATCTTGGTGAGGATGCAGCGAGGGAAGGTTCCTGCGATAGCAGGTTAGTTCAACACGGGACATGCGGAAATTCAAAAATTTTCTCGGCTGCGCCAAAAAAATACCGAACTTCACATGTCCTGAAAAACGTTATGTACTATTCTCAGAAAAGACATTTAATATTAAGATATGACGATGTCAATTTCCCAATTTGCTTAGCGGGAAAAACAAGTTTTTATTAAATAAAGTATTAATAGGCTACAAATAATAAAAATATATCTTGATGACCCAAAATTTTGAATAATGACTCGGATTTGATTTGAGACTTTAAACTATCCTTAACACTAACATAAGACTATTTTAGTAATATGGCTATGAATTTTGACCTATATTAGTTTGTATATTAATAGGTTAAAATAAAAAATCTAGCGATGAGAATAGTTTACGTCATTGTATTGAACCTAGTATTTCTACCCATATTATTAACTGGACAAGCAACCGAGGATTCTGATGAAATAAAGCCATTGGAACAATTTGTAGGGTATTATGATGTAGGCACAAAGCCGAATAAACCCTTTTTTAGAAGTAGATGGTACTTAAAAGAAGGAAAGTTATATACCATATATGATTCAGACATCGATAGGAAATTTGAACCATATGAAAATAATAAGTTAAGGTACAATGTGTTTTATGATGAAGAAAATCTTCCAGAAATAGATGAAAATGATACCACTTACTATGTGGTTTTGACATTTGAAGAAAGTCAACTTAAGAGCTTTAAAATAATTCGACCAAGAAAAGAATGGGAAACAGATTTATATGGATATAGGAATAGTGATTTGTCACCATTTGCAATTTACACTGAGCAAGAATTGACAAATACTCATAGTACTAAAAATTTCAGGTATAATTATAGTGATGAAGACGAGGATTTTATAATGGATTTTTCTAGGAATATAGAAGCAAATCAACCGGGTCTTTTAGATGATTTTGGGTTAGATAATGTTCCAATAACAACCTATAAAATATATCCAAATTTAGAAACTTATCATAATAGTGTATTAACACCAGAAGCACCAGAATGGCAACAAGGAAGAGTTTGGACAGAGAATGAAATTAGATTGGTTTCCCCGGTAAATCTAGAAATGGAAGACCCCGGATTAAATTCAAGTGATCTGTTGATCCATGAATATATACATTGTTTGCATTGGAATAAGGTGGGAGATCCAAATTCAATTCCTAAATGGCTTTGGGAAGGAGTGGCATTATATAAAGGATGTTGTGAATGGGGGAATTTGAAAGGATTAGATTATTTAAATAATGGAGATTATCCGACCTTAAAAGAGATAAATAGAAATAGTGGATTTCAATATGAATTAGGTTACTATACCCGTCCCTAAGTGGTTTGGGCGTATACAGAAGTCCCACCTACTGAACGAAAATTCAACGTTAGTAGCCTGCGTAACTCTGACTTGTGTGACTTAGTGTCATTGAGAAAATCAATTATTCCGTCTTTGAATTTTGAATACGTATCGTAGTAAATAGAGCTGATGACTTTTTTACGCATAAACTTCCAAAGCCGCTCTATTAGATTCAAATTAGGAGAATAAGGGGGTAGAAATACAAATTCTATGCGCTGATCAGCGGCCCAGTCCTGGAGCATTTTATTGCGATTATAGCGGGCATTATCGCAGATCAGATATATTTTCTTCTTTGGATGTTTCTTCAATAATTGCCGGCACAGCCGTTGGGTAGACTGTGCATTGATAGAATCAGTGATGTCATAAACCAGGTGCTCAGGCTTAAGTGCATTGATCGCACCGTTGATATTTACCCGTTTACGACCGCTATTACAGTCCACCTCAAAGTCTCGGCCCTTGCGTATCCAAGCTCTCCCCGTTTTGGTATTATGGGTGGGATGACAGCCATCAGCGTAGTATACTACTGCTTCTCCTTGTACGGCTTGTTCCAAAAGTTCGGGCAGTACGTCATCTAGAAAATCCAGCTGATCTTGTTCGTTAGCTTTGCTGGCTACTGCCTTGGTCTGCTTGTATACAAAGCCAATGCGATGCAGGAGCTGAGTCATACCAGATACCGAATAAATAACGCCAAAGGTTACTTGAACATACTCACAAATGGAAGCGGCTTCTTCGTACAAGTTCTCTTCCAAGTGAGCTGTCAAGAGTAAAATCTCTTCCTCGTTCAGTTTTCCTGAATAGGGCGTAAACCCATCCAAGAGGTAAGCCGTCAATCCCTTTTCATAAAAGGCTTTCGCGTAACGTCTGATGGTATTATCATCCAAACCCAGCGCAGCCTCAATGACCTTGATCTTATGTCCCTGATGCAACATAATCAAGACCGTAACCTTGCGGAATTGACGCGGGGGCAAATTCGGATGCTTCTGAATTTGACGTAATTGATCGTACTCGGATTGACTTAGCTTGATTTTCACGCCAAAAAATACGAATTTTTCCCAAACTACTTAGTGACGGGTATATTTGATTGACTATATAGAAAAAAAATGGGGTTGGAAAAAAGTATTAGAATTAATAGAATCAAATGGGGATATTAAAGGTGTATTAGGCCTGTCAAATAATAAATTTGAAAAACAGTTCTATGAATACATAGAGAATAATTACATGAATTGAAAGACAGCACATAACAATGCTGCCGCGTCAATGCCACCTTGACGTTGATTCTTCGAGAGGAAAGCCCTAAATTAGTCGCGTTAAAACCAAGTATTGACGTTGGTGAAGGCGGACACTGCACGGCACCGAGACCGTTAGTAGCCATTTTAAAACAGACCGTACCCAAACAAAGAACCGACAATTTTAAGAATGAAAGATAATGATACAAAACGACTTTCACGACTGACTTCAATTCTGACCCAATTGCAAACGAAACGACTTTTGACAGCGACAAATCTTGCAGAAAAGTTCAATGTAAGCATCAGAACTATTTATCGTGACATAAGAGCTTTGGAAAAAGCAGGTGTTCCCATCATTACAGAAGACGGAAAAGGCTATACATTAATGGACGGCTATAAAATTCCACCTGTAATGTTTACCGAAAGACAAGCAAATGCTTTAATTCTTGCCGAACAATTGGTTTTGAAAAACAAAGACACTTCATTCATAAAAGACTATTCAGAAGCAATTGACAAAATAAAAGCGGTTTTAAGACAAACTGACAAAGA is a window from the Lewinella sp. LCG006 genome containing:
- a CDS encoding DUF1905 domain-containing protein, which translates into the protein MSKQLNKTFKTKLQKSPAKGGHTYVIWPESASFFGTKGLVKVKGTMENHPFQTSFMALGDGNHKLPVKAEIRKAIGKEVRDEISIHLMGRLN
- a CDS encoding VOC family protein — its product is MKPKISFITIAVTDLEKSIDFYKNGFGFPTKGIQDGSEEHCLFDLNDNFSLVLYRRQEFLPLTANPNQTEKSAGFILSHNAQSKEQVDEILKSALKVGGTQIGHTQDEPWGYSASIADLDGHQWEIVYMPHYDNN
- a CDS encoding SRPBCC family protein; this translates as MTTPYIPTVETQMLVRRPVQLVFQAFIDPTVTTHFWFTKSSGQLEIDKKVIWEWEMYNISTQVFVREIVEDKKIVIEWGDPLTTVEFLFEPQTNNTTYVVIKSYGFTQTGQELIEVIKDNTGGFTTVLDSLKAFLEHGLKLNLIADKFPQHHNSTEKNFGKWQKAKK
- a CDS encoding IS630 family transposase, with translation MKIKLSQSEYDQLRQIQKHPNLPPRQFRKVTVLIMLHQGHKIKVIEAALGLDDNTIRRYAKAFYEKGLTAYLLDGFTPYSGKLNEEEILLLTAHLEENLYEEAASICEYVQVTFGVIYSVSGMTQLLHRIGFVYKQTKAVASKANEQDQLDFLDDVLPELLEQAVQGEAVVYYADGCHPTHNTKTGRAWIRKGRDFEVDCNSGRKRVNINGAINALKPEHLVYDITDSINAQSTQRLCRQLLKKHPKKKIYLICDNARYNRNKMLQDWAADQRIEFVFLPPYSPNLNLIERLWKFMRKKVISSIYYDTYSKFKDGIIDFLNDTKSHKSELRRLLTLNFRSVGGTSVYAQTT